TAGCGGGTGAAATGTCCGGAGATTTTTTAGGAGCAGGATTAATTAAAGAATTAAAAAAACACCTAAAAAACGTATATTTCTTTGGAATAGGCGGCGCTAAAATGCAATCTGAGAATATGCAATCTTGGTATAATATAGAAGAACTATCTATAATAGGCATTATTGAAATTTTAACTAAAATACCCAAAATACTATATATCCGAAAAAATATAATTAGAAAATTTATACAACTAAAAATTGATATTTTCATCGGCATTGATTCTCCAGACTTTAATATTACTTTAGAAAAAAAATTAAAAGCTCATGGAATTCATACCGTCCATTATGTTAGCCCATCAATATGGGCTTGGAGGAAAAATCGTATTTTTAAGTTAAAAAAAGCAATCGATAAAATTCTAGTACTCCTACCGTTTGAAAAAAAAATATATGATCAATACAAAATACCATGTCATTTTGTTGGACACTCTCTTGCAGATCATATACCATTAATCCCTGATAAAATTACAGCACGTCAAAAACTTGGTATTCCTATAAATGCACGTTGCTTAGTATTATTACCCGGCAGTAGAATTACAGAAATAAAAATGTTAACTCCCGATTTTTTAACATGCGCCAAATTATTAAAATATCATTACCCTGATCTAAAAATTTTAGTGCCATTAAATACTCAAAAATCCATTAAAAAATTTATTGATATTTCGGAAAACTCTATTAAATGTCGTGTACTATATACTCAAAAAACATGGGAAATCATAATGGCAGCTGATGTTGCTCTAGTAGCATCTGGAACAGCCACCCTAGAATGTATGTTGGTTAAATGTCCTATGGTCGTAGCGTATCGCATTAATCCATTAACATTTATGTTAATTAAATACTTAATAAAGGTTCCATGGATATCACTTCCTAATCTATTAGCAAATTGTGAATTGGTAAAAGAATTTATCCAACACGATTGTAAGCCAAAAAAATTAACCGAAACATTAATAGATTTATTAAATAATAATAATACACCACAACAAGTGATATTAAAAAATAAATTTACTCAAATACATTATTATATAAAATGTAATGCAAATAAATTAGCTGCTAAAACTATTTTAGAATTAATTAAATAAGTCTAAAATACTTTATTAAAAATATAAACTATTATCTAATAAAGAAAATTGAATTTGATTAAATCACTATAAATAATTTCAGTAATAAACAAAATAAAATCTGAAGATTTATCTAAAATGCGTAATAACTACACAATAATATTAAACCCAAGAACTAATTTTGCATTATAGTTAGTTCACACATTAGATAAACATACAAAATTAAATTAAATAATATAAAAATATTTACTCTCTTAGAGAGATAAAATCCTAATATCAATAAAAATTGATAAATTAAACACTTCATAAATAAAATTGATTTTTGTACGCAACAAATTATATATAATGTAACTATAAAACTAAATCTAGTTCTAATTAATAGATATTGTATTAATACTGAATATAACTAACTTATATTAAGGTTAGATACACTTATTCACGAAAAAAACAAAATAATTTTACTATATTAAAATTATATAAGATATAAATATAATTATATTATATATACAATATATAAAATATAGACTTTTCACAAAAAAAATATTTTCTAATTATTTTGAATTCAAAAAAATAAATACTACAATAGAACTAATGATTGTTGAATAACAATTTTCATAAGAAATATATAATTAACATAAAAATATACTATATTTAGACAATTAAGCATAATTTCTATTCAAATTATTAACAAATGAAAAATACACGTTTTATCCATCTGCATACACATAGCGATTACTCTTTGATCGATGGAGTGTCTACAATTAAAAAATTAATAAATAAAGTTGCATCTCTAAA
This sequence is a window from Candidatus Blochmannia ocreatus. Protein-coding genes within it:
- the lpxB gene encoding lipid-A-disaccharide synthase produces the protein MIVHSKHRPIMIGMVAGEMSGDFLGAGLIKELKKHLKNVYFFGIGGAKMQSENMQSWYNIEELSIIGIIEILTKIPKILYIRKNIIRKFIQLKIDIFIGIDSPDFNITLEKKLKAHGIHTVHYVSPSIWAWRKNRIFKLKKAIDKILVLLPFEKKIYDQYKIPCHFVGHSLADHIPLIPDKITARQKLGIPINARCLVLLPGSRITEIKMLTPDFLTCAKLLKYHYPDLKILVPLNTQKSIKKFIDISENSIKCRVLYTQKTWEIIMAADVALVASGTATLECMLVKCPMVVAYRINPLTFMLIKYLIKVPWISLPNLLANCELVKEFIQHDCKPKKLTETLIDLLNNNNTPQQVILKNKFTQIHYYIKCNANKLAAKTILELIK